From the Schistocerca piceifrons isolate TAMUIC-IGC-003096 chromosome 2, iqSchPice1.1, whole genome shotgun sequence genome, the window AAGAAAATTTGATTGCAATGAACTACATATATGGAGCAATTTCGAACAAGCAACTAGAATTTGTGAGTGATAAGGAAACtgcatttgaaataatgaaaaagtctGATGATTTATACTGCAAATTGTGTGCAGAAACAAGTTGGACACACTGAGGTTAAAAAACTACAGTGATATGGCAACATTCTTCAGTGTCTTTAAAAAACAGTGAACGAATTAAAATTAGCCTGTGCAAAAGTGACAGAAAAAGAGAAGCTAAATTATATGTTGAGAACATTGGCAGAAACCTTGAGCTGTATTGGGAACTTGATCGATGTTTTGAAAGAAGAAGATCAGACAGTGGAATATGTTAAAAGTAAACTTCAGTTGACTGATCTAAAAGAAAAGGATGGAAGTGAATGTGTAAAATCCAATGCATTTCGTGCTGAAAAGAATACTAGTATGAGCTACCAAGAGCAATTGTGTTACGGATGTGGCAAACCAGGTCATATAAGGAGGGACTTTTGTCATTGAGGAACAAGCAGAGATTCAAGGACACGTGGAGGACATCACTGAGGAGGCGGTCACAGCAGTTGGCAACATGGGCAGAGTGATCACTCCAGCGGGAACAACTGGTCATTTGGTCAGAGTAAACATCATGTTACAAGAGGAAGTCGTCATCCTGGGCGCCGAGAATGTCAACATAATGGAGTCAGCATGACCAGCTTTGTAACAGAGGTACAACCTACAGTTATGTGTAAAAACCTTGAGTCAGGTAACAACGCACAGATTGATTGGTTGTTGGATAGCAGTTGTACAGATCATGTTGTTAATAATGAGAGTTATTTTTCTGAGTACATAACCTTAAGAGAGCCTGTAAATGTTAAAATTGCAGATGGAAAAGTATTGCAGGCTACAAAAATAGGAAACATAATTAGTTATTTTCCAGTTTACGATGATATGGTTGCAATCGAAATGAATAATGTGTTTTATGCCCGAGGCATGGACAGAAATTTGATTAGCTATGCTAAAGTAACAGAAAAACATAAAGCTGTATCTGTTGGCAATTCTTCAAAGATTTTCGATAAATACAATAACTTACTTGTGATTGCTTTGAAAGAAGATAGGCTGTATAAAGTGACAAGTAAAATCTACAAGGAGGAGATGAATGTAAACACTGTCAGTAGTGGGGATAGTATGTCAGCTGAGGAGAAATGGCATTGTATATTGGACATGTAAATTTTAACGATTTGAATACACTGTGTAAACAGCAGTTAGCTTATGAATTGCCAACaaatttagaatcagaatttatgaagTGTAAGgtctgtattgaaaataaaatgcacaatttacctttcgaaaataaaagaagcaaagcAAAAGAAACATTGGAGATTATTCATACTGATTTAAATGGGCCTCGCTCAACTTATGGTTTGCACGGGGAAAGATATTTTCTCACTTTCATTGATGATTATAGTAAAGCAGCTAGAGTCTGTACTATTAAATCTAAAAGTCAGGTTTATGATGTTTTTGTGGAATAtgtaaatgaaattgaaaatttaacTGGTAAAACTATTAAGAAATTGAGATGTGTCAATGGGAAAGAATATTTAAATTCagatgtgtatcagtttataagacAGAAAGAAATCATATTAAATGCATGTCCTccctatgtacatgaattaaatggtaCAGCTGAAACATATAATAGGTAAATTATGGATATGTCATGATGTCTGAGATCTGAAGCGAGGGTAGATAGGCGATTTTGGCCAGAAGTGGTATGTGCAGCTGCATACCTTAAGAACAGAACTTTAGCTAATACTATTGAAAAGAAAACTCCTTATGAGATATTATTTGAGAAGAAACCTGATGTTAAACATCCTGATGTTAAACATTTAAAGTTATATGGAAGTATGGTTTTTGTACGTGTACCAGAACAGTTGAGGAAGTCAAAGTGGGACCGTAAAGCAGACTTGGGAATTTTAATAGGGTACAGTGAAGTTGGTATAGAGTATTGATTAATAACAAAGTTATCATTGCCAGACATGTTGATATTGTGGAAGAGGATGTCAGGTGTATCGATATTAAGGCATCCAATTCAAGGAATGGACATTTTAAGAGTTTCTGAGTGCAAAAGCATAAACAATGAATCAGTAAATGAGTATACGGAAGGAAGAGATATTGAGCGTTGCCCAAGTAAGCAAAAACAAAACCAGGAACTAGAGTTGAGAAGGTCAACTAGGGAACATAGAATGCCTGATAGATTAAATGATTACATCTTGAGTAACTTCATTTATGTAAACTTTTGTTGTGCTGATAGTCCAGAAAATTTTGAGGAGGCAATGAATAGTAATGAGTCAGAAATGTGGAAGgaagcaatggataaagaaattgaaagtgtaaataaaaataaaacttagaAACTAGTAACTAAACcaataaatgtaaatgttcttGATGTAAAGTGGGTTTTTACAAGGAAATCAGATCACTTGTAAAGCAAGATTAGTTGTAAGGGGCTTCCAACAAAAGGAATTTGTGGATGACATTTATTCACCGGTTGctatgatgcaaacattgaaaatattGTTGTCATTCTGTTGTCAAAAGGGCTTAGTTGTAGAACAAATGGATGTACAAACTTCATTTCTTAATGgaaaaattttgtcagaaatttGTTAAGCAACCCCCTGGATACATGGATGGAACAGTTAGGGTTTGTAAGTTATTAAAGGCACTTTACGGCTTGAGGGAAAGCCCTAGAGTATGGTATGACTGTCTGGATGAGTTTTTAAAAGGTCAAGGGTTTCAGAGAAGTAACTATGACTATTGTCTGTATGTACTGAGGGCTACAATTTGTGTTGCCTATATAATTGTGTTTGTTGATGATCTGCTAATTTGTTgtaaaagtaaagagaaaatacAAGCAATCAAATGTCTGTTATCCACGCGATTTGAGATGAAAGAATTAGGTGAAGTAAGAATTATCTTGGGATAGATATTAATTATAATTATGCAGAAAATGTAATGAGTCTGATTCAGGATAGCTATATTGAATCTATAGCTAAGAAATATCAGATTGAACATGCAAAATTGTACAGTACACCAATCGAAGAAAATTTGAAACTAGATGTAGCACATGATGGAAGTCTTGATAGCAAGTACAGGAACTTGATAGGTTCTCTCCTGTACATAAGTTCTGCAACACGGCCAGATACAAGTTACAGTGTGAATTATTTGAGCAAATTTCAAAGCTGTTACAATGATACTCATTTTAAGTATGCTGTGAGAGTACTGAAATATTTGTATCAAACAAAAGATCTGAAGCTAACATATAGAAAGAATGAAGATATGGATTTGTTAGATTAGTTTGTAGATGCAGATTGGGCAGGTGATTCTGTGGATCATAAGTCCACATCAGGCTATGTAATTAGATTATTTGGAAATGTAATATTTTGGAAATCCAGGAAACAAAGAAGTGTTACAAAATCTTTACTTTCTCTGAGTATGTAGCATTGTCAGAAGTTGTCACTGAGATTAAGTTATTTCTAGATATTTTGAATATTTCTGATGTAAAGTCTGACAAGCCCATTAAAGTTTATGAAGACAACTCAGGGGCAGTCAGTATTGCCAGATATGGTAATCTCACTAAAAATTCAAAGTATATTGAAGTGCATTACCATTTTGTGAATGAATATTTTAAAAACGGAATTACAGACATTTGTAAAGTAGATTCAGAAAGCAATGTAGCAGACATTTTTACCAAATCTCTGAGCAAGCATAAGTTTGTAAAATTTCGAGACATGTTAAATGAAATCTGATTATGGTATAAGTGTAAGGAGGCATGTTGGAATGTTCGTACATTTATATCGATATATGGAAGCCAATGAAGCGTGATATACCTTTATAGCACAACCATTTTGTTCTTTGCGTGTTTTCTCACTCACTGCAAAAAGATGGATGTGTGTAGTTGTACCATGATTTGTACTTACCCTTTGTTCTGAATAAATATTATCAATAGAACCTTTTAGATGATGAGCTGCCACGCAAGCATTTCATGGCGATGCGTCAGCCACGCTGGGCAGGTAAGTACGCGTCCACAGCTAGATGCAGCTCACATGTCCTGTTAGGAACAACGCAGGCTGTGCTATTCTGGGGAGCACTGGgacagatttctatagcgtgacCTGTaacatcagtatccacaggtagacgTTTCGCACCAGCAACAATAAACACGTGTGCAGGGCCCAGAGGGCGACTTGGCTctcatttacatagacatgtgacgtcagtataacactcgaagaactgcAGATGTGACTTTCACCTGCTTGCTGTAGACGGCAGCGGTGGTAGCTCGCAGCGGCATAGACGCGTGCGGAAGTTTGAACAGTTCGCAGTTGACCATAGTTTGAAAGCtttggctgtttaagcgttgtgagtgtgtttgcatagtgttacacatgcattatcttttgacaatttacgagctgttttcgtgtctgcacatgagtgtactttttttatttcgacagtttacgagtagtttgcaggtttgtaaactgtatattgtgaccccaagcacgtcagagcaAGTGTTTTTGTATcagtataataaataaaatatatgaaattcgtacctaaataaattgttccaaaaataaataaagtacactccttcctcccccAAGCAGCCCATCCTAGgctgtccttttcctgccatttcctccccttccctcccccccagaccggcatcttggattacgtcacggaaggATGACAGCGTCCTCTGGTGGCAacactgtgtactatgtcagttggactacAGACCTCATGAGGGGGACACTGGATGGAgccactgcctcaaattgtttaaataaacactgcatgcaaaataaagacttacatcgatcctatccagcagcccagcacaggcatagtccttttcccaccaatctcccccaccccagaccgccatggAACAactgcgccctctggtggcagtactgtgcactaggtcagttggactccaaccctcatggtggacacactggctggaactactgcctcaaattgttcaacattttcttaggttagctgtgatgtgttgcattgtcctgatgaaatttcaacttcccaccattttctgggggaggggaaggggttaggttagtggagatagcccaattgacctattttcccacccaAAATTTcaacttcccgccatgacgtcattggGACGTTGCCATCTCTATCGCCATCTTGGAtcgatcttgaataaatttggcagcaatggatAATGGGGCAACACGAACTTTGTTCTACTACtttataccaaccgatcccttcctctagtcacggcgtgccacaaatttcttttctctgcaaTTTTGTTCAGTATCTCCTATTTAgtcacatgatctacccacctaatcttcagcatccttctgagcaccacatttcaagagcttctattctctccttgtatgaatacactcgatgttaacaaatttctcttcttcaaaaacgattttcttgctattgtcagtctacattttctatcctctttaCGTCGCCTATCACTAGtttaatttgctgcccaaataacaaaactcatttactactttaagtgtctcagttcctaattcccacagcatcagttgatttaattcgactgcattccattatactcgttttgcgtttgttgatgttcgtcttaatccccctttcaagacactgtccattccattcaactgctcttccaagtcttttgctgcctccgacagaattacaatgtcattggtaaacatcaaaattcttattttttttccctggactttaatcctccaaccaaatttttatttttcctttattgcttgctcaatatagattgaataacatcgaggataggtcacaaccttgtctcactcccttctcgaccagtgcttcccatTTGTCTCCCTTGACTCATGTAACTGCCATCGGGTATCTGTAGAAATTGTGAATAgaccttcgctccctgtattttacccctgccaccttcagagttcgAAAGAGAATTCCAATCGACATTGCCTGaatcctctaagtctacaaatgctatgaacctaagtttgccttcccttaaccaatcttctatgagaagtcgttgggtcagtactgcctcgcgtgttcctacatttctcctgaatccaaactgatcttcccagaggtcagcttctaacagtttttccattcttctgtaaagaatttgtgttagtactttgcaactgtgacttattatattgatagttcagtaattttcagatctgtcagcacctgctttctttggaattggaattattatattcttcagggtacttcacctgtctcatacaacttgcacaACAGATGGAAGACATTTGTCATAGGTGgatctcccaaggttatcagtagttctacagggatgttgcctactcccggagccttgttttgacttatgtctttcagttctctgtccaaTTCTTTACGCAGCGTTTACGTTAATATATTCTTAAAAGACAGGTGAAACCAATCGACAAGATGACTAGCTGCAGGTGTCAAACCAAATACAAATGAAAAGTCTGTTGTGACTAATGGAGAGAAAGGCAGAGGATGAACAGGACGATTCATTGCATGGTTAATTGAGCAGCTACAGCTTTGCCTGTATTGATATTACTTACTGCCTTTTAGGTTTTTCTGGCTAATCTTTCcggaaaaaattaatgctttcactGTTTTGTGTTAGATTTCTCAAACCTAGCAACTTATCAAGGTGCTTAGAGAACCCAAAGTGACCATTCTGACGTTTCTGTGTCATTGTTTTAACAGCATACAACGTCACACATACTCCCATTTGTAAAAATTATTATACACACTAATATAACAGCTCAACTTGCACACCACAGTCAAAATGGATTACAAAAACGAGCCACAGGGTCGCAAATGTTTGTATTAGGTTATGCGTTATTGTTTTTCATGTAATAAATAGTACGAGCACAACGTGCTAAAAAAAATAAGTAACAACAATGACACAAAGCAAAATAGAATGCTTTTATGGATTTTGTAAACAAAAGTTATTAATTCTACAACATGTATTACAATGTTTTAACTGGAATTCCCTCATTCATTTTAATTTATCCCCTCATTGTAAGGCACTCAACGTCTTCTGTCCTCTCTGCTTAGGTTGTCAGTTATTTTGccaccaaaatagcaaaactcatctattacttttagtgttgcATTTTGTAACCTAATCCCcacagcatcgtctgatttaactGAACTTCAATCCATTATACATGTTTCAGTTTGGCTGGTGCTCATAT encodes:
- the LOC124775600 gene encoding uncharacterized protein LOC124775600, whose amino-acid sequence is MADTKIPVFDGEDYGNWKRRMEMYLKMKKCYTVVSTAKTSMDKADTWEEENLIAMNYIYGAISNKQLEFVSDKETAFEIMKKSDDLYCKLCAETTCAKVTEKEKLNYMLRTLAETLSCIGNLIDVLKEEDQTVEYVKSKLQLTDLKEKDGSECVKSNAFRAEKNTSMSYQEQLCYGCGKPGHIRRDFCH